Below is a window of Edaphobacter dinghuensis DNA.
AGCGTCATTCGCCGGGTGCGCGATACGGAGAGCCAGTTTGCGCTGACAACGCATGGCCGCAGACGGAACCTGAAGGGCGCATTTGCGGTGCGGGATGGCGCTACGCTCGCAGGACGCGAGGTTCTGCTAGTAGACGACATTTATACGACTGGAGCGACGGCTCGGGAGTGCGCGCGGGTTTTGCGACGAGCTGGAGCGGCGAAAGTTTGGGTCGCTACGCTGGCGCGGGCGCAGCGAGAGATGGTTGAGTTCTGGGATGCAGAACAGGAACAAGGGAGCTTCAAAGATACGGCATTGCGCTAAT
It encodes the following:
- a CDS encoding ComF family protein, which produces MVSPEFERAVAYGVYQDGLREMVHLLKYERMSAVARPLGRMLACAIEMLNGQIGAELMVVAVPLFPSKERQRGYNQAVLLADAALAKLKETQPEWKLRAAHSVIRRVRDTESQFALTTHGRRRNLKGAFAVRDGATLAGREVLLVDDIYTTGATARECARVLRRAGAAKVWVATLARAQREMVEFWDAEQEQGSFKDTALR